The Phoenix dactylifera cultivar Barhee BC4 unplaced genomic scaffold, palm_55x_up_171113_PBpolish2nd_filt_p 000077F, whole genome shotgun sequence region ggacggggatccatgtctgaaaatatagaaattcaatgttaggctatatcaaagaaaataattcaattgcatacataaatgttcggcacaaaattcagcacggcacgcaccagaacccttctgttcggctgcacagtgccgaacagaaggcttctgttcggcttcacagagccgaacagaaggcttctgttcggctgcacagagccgaacagaagggttctgttcggctgcacagagccggacagaaccattctgttcggcaccgtgcagccgaacagaaggcttctgttcggcaccgtgcagccgaacagaaggcttctgttcggttgagtgttgccgaacagagggcttctgttcggcactgttcagccgaacagaatccttctgttcggcgatccagtgccgaacggagcactggaggcgggggggcggggagctacctcgacgtggtcgtggaggcgccggcgaggtgctcgttgctcgggagatggctggggaggtggttccgggagaatgccggcgacgagagggagaaggggagaatgccggcgacgagagggagaagggggaacgggggggttttgggcgagggagaagggggagacggagggggtttggccgccggcgaggtgcttgaggttcttgaggcgaagttttttggggggaagggagaagccggctggagtggagttttggaggggaagagcggggttggggggggggtttggggggtgtagagagcaatttaggtgagggggtggggagggtgaagggtaatttaggatttttcaattttttaggggtgtccttagcaaatgggggggggtgtagagagtatttaatttttttttaatttttggggggtgtcctgagcaatcgggggggtgtatttagaactacccctTAGGCGGTGGTCCCTTGTCCTGAGCGACGACGCGTAGCATTGCTTATGAAGTTATCCTAATCGTCGATCAGCCCGATATTTGTATGTCTTTCATGTTAACCGTTTGATTTGCTTGAGATCCCGCGGAGGGTATTCTTGGTCTCGGTGGGATCCATCGCAGGCCTTTCCTTTTGCCTCTAGAATTGGCACGTAGGCTTAGGATGACGCATGCGTAGATGAAGTATATATTTTACTTAGTAGATGTGAGATGTCGCTTCTAATAGGTAAGGATTTAGAAGGGATATATGTAACATCGCAGTTTTCATGATTTCATATATTGAAGGTGTGCCATGTAGCTACTTTAATTCTATTGTAACACCAAATAAGACTTGACAGATGTTTGTGGTTTGACTTCTAACAATGAAGGAATAAAATTTTggcttttttaatatttatgcaTTCTCCATgaacaaggaaaaaaagaagacaaaacaaaTAATGATTTATGGTGATGATCAAATCACAATCTGCACAAGACTTGATAAACTACAAGATTATAGGATGAGATCCAATGGTTACATGAATCCTATCATGATTTAAGAGAGTTATCACATATCTCATATGGCAATGCAAGTTAATCTCATATAATGGTTTAGTGTTTGTTAAAGAGGAATACAGGTGGAATATGTTGGAAGCTGGTTCCtagaatttattagtaattgcataaaaaagatattttaaaaaattaatagtaagataaattacaaaaataaatagaaaggaAGATGTTCTGGAAACAAAACTTGTATGAGTTTACAATGAGATCGTCCCCAAAGTACAACAAACCCAACTCATTCTTAAACTTTCTATCACGAGTACGGTCGCTTGGAGGTCTgactcaatggactcctccagtTGAGGaaggagaataaaaaaaagctTAGGAAAAATTGAAAAAGGGAGGAAGGAAAATAGTGTGGAAAATTAGAGTAAGGAAAAAAGCTAGTGGGGGCTTTCTCTTGGAGTAGTAACACAAGGCTTGTTTCAAAACCTCATAATAGTTTCAGCAGTGTGTGAGTATTAAGATCTGTTACATATATGTTACAAGTTGTGACTACAAAGCTTGCTAGCATTGGCACCTCATAATTGTTCGATAACATGTGTGCATTAAAACCTATAATACATACGTTCCTGATTACAAAGCTTACTAGCACTTGCGCCTTATAAGTATCTGATAACATATGCGCATTAAAACCCACAATATATGTAGATATAATTTAAACTCGCTCTGTAATACTATGgtaagaaatcaaatttcaaaatttgaattgattggGGCATATGGTAAAATGTGCTACCCACACATGCATAAGCACCGTGCATGCCTCACCTCACCTCACTATGCGCACATGTATGGCACAATGAGCCGAGCCAAGCCGAGCAAGGGCATACATGCATGTGATCACCATCCCATCACCCTAAAAATCCAACTAGACTTGGAGCAACTAGATATTAAAAAATGCAAgtatatttatgtttaagtatTCAATATGGACCATCAagaatgagattttttttttcagaaaggaAATGTCTATTTAAAAATTTCAACCTTTTTAAAGTTTGAAATTAAAACTTCCATCATAATGTAAGTGACTCGAGGGAGGAAAGGATGAGCTTTTCTACCATATGCTAAAAAGGAAAAAGGCAAGCATTCTAAAACTTCTAAAATCACAATGAAATTCGATATGAGGCCATCCATCCATTTGGCATACTATATGCACccttttttaattaataaaaatacatATTAGTCGGTTCATTTTTTGCTCCTAAGAGAGATTAAAGGACTAAAACAACTCTCAAGTATCATAATGCAATTTGATATAAAGCCATCCATCTATGAGATCTGCATGGCCCTTCACTAATACCCTAACTTTGGTAAAGACGAGATTTGATCACATATCACTTCGTACACCTTTGAAAGAAAACTAATGCTTGAAAGTCAatataaaactagaaaaaaaaatgaaattgaaGTGGAGAAAAAATATGGTAAATCTCATACATCTGCTTAATTATCTCTTTAGTTTATCTCACTCTTTTTTCTTCATCATTGATTGAATAGCTTACGGATTGCCCGAACCAAGTCATGATTGGCGCATAGGCCATCTCACAATTATGACAACCATAAAGGTTTATTAAGAATTTGGTTTTTATTTCATGCCCGACTTCAAGCAAATTTGGGTTAGACATTGCATCTCTTCATCAATTATTTTCTCTTTGATCACACTAGGGCTTGAATAAACTCTATCCCAACTTCATCTTTTGGACAACTGACTTTGACCCATTGAATAGTCGGCCCGAGTGCCTATTGGTTATGCAAACCATACCCTGAATTTGAGTATGGTTTGAGTTGCCAAGACTTCAGAAGGACATATGGGTCAAGAGGTAGGACGTTGGGTGGGATATTGAGAGAGTGTATTAAAGATATGGTAATGGTTGGATTGGTTGGAGCATAAGGAAAGGACATGTAACACATGATCAACAAGCCCATGGTTATAATACAAACAAGTAGTAGGCAAAGGATTTTATATTTATGGACAAATTTAATGGTTGGAGTTGCAAAATCTACaaagtttaaaatattttaaaatttatattttgtaAAACATTTGCATTACATTAAGTTATGATAAATCTGCTTTCGAGATATTTAATGCATAGTCCAGAAATCTCCAAATAAAAAGCATCGCTCTTTTCATTGATAAGCCTTTCAAATCATGCAAATCACTTTTAATCATTTATACTTTTACCATATTATTAGAATCATTGAATTTAGCAATGAGTGTAAGTTAAATTtgttaaaaatttaattaattattgatattatggaaaacaaaattttcttttttaataggACGATACAAACTCAATGGTCCGTAATGATATTTAGATATTAAAAATATGTATATCAAATATATAGTAGATGCATATTACTCATCTCACCCTATAATCTACGggcaaaattgactatttttttttgatgtattattctgcaaaaagatttttttttcttgtaacactaacattttttttgggtttttccTTCGACACTCGTTATGGCTACACTAGCACCATTTACCAACGCcattatttataaaatattattcccAGGTTGGTATGAACCGGACCCGAGCCTAACCCGAATCAGAATGGAGAAATGCGGTCGGGCCAAATTTTGGCTTCCTGGTCAAAAACTTTTTGACCGTACCGGCATAACGCAGTCGGGTCCGGGTCGGTTGCGTGTCAATACCCGACCCGTTAACGTTACAGCCCAGCATTACCGCGGTTAACTCTACAAGCGGTGACCAGATCCTCACCCACCAACGAGCTTTCCAAATCTCACGAGCGGGAACTCCCAAGATCTGAagcgctctctctctcgctctctctctctctctaatggaGGATGAGGAGAACGAAGCCCTCTCTCGAGTCATTTCCGAGCTCGAAGCTCTCCACCACGACGACCCCAACACCCCTTCCCCCTTCTCCGAGCCCTCCCTCCTtgacctcctctccctcctcgatggaggcggcggcggccacCCCCTTTGGGACCACTTCGCCGCCCGGAAGCTCCCCCTTTCCTCCCTCCTCTGCCCCCTCTCAGCCGCCATGGACTCCCCCTCTCCCCGCCTCTCCCTCCTCGCCTCCCGCGCCTACCTCTCCCTCCTCGTCTCCCCCTCTGCTCCCCTGTATACCCTCTTCACACCCctccccttcctctccctcctccgctCCCTCCGGCGCGCCCTCAAGCCcatctcctccccctccccagcCCCTGCCCCGCCGGTCGACACCTCCCACGACTGCCGGAAGACCCGCCGGAAGCGGAAGGCTGGCCGGCCCCGCGACGCCGCCGCTGCCGCTGTCTTACCGGCGGACCACCAATCGGACGCCAGGGACTTGTTATGCCAAGTTCTTGAACTGCTTGACTCCGTGCTCCGCCGCATCCGGCTCGACAGCTCCCACGATGGCCTGAAGTCGTTGATCGAGGCCGTGGCTGCCATCCTCGACGCCTCCACTGGCCATCACCGGCTGCCGGACCTCTGCTTCCGGATACTCTATGGTTTGGTCTCTAGGCCCGACCATGGAGACCAGATGCTCTCGGCGGTTGAGGTACTGCGATCTTTGGCCCCGATGATCCTTTCTCCGGTGAAATGCCCTGCCCGAGCCTCTGCCCTAGGGTTTCTTACGAGAACGATGGTACCTTTGTGTCGGGACAATGATGGGGTGAGGAAGGCTCTGGTGTACCTTCCGAGGTTCTTGGCAATGAAGGCGCCGGAGAAGTCCGAGCCCAGAGCTCTGGCAGTTGATTCCATCATGGAGATTGTTCGAGCAATGGAAGGTGAGGATCAAATTGGTTTCATGCAGTATACGGTGAAGATGACAAAGGGGAAGACACAGCTCAGGCTGCTCGCTGTCGATCTCATTGTAGCACTTTTGACATCGTTGCCTGACCCGTTGGGACTGAAGGATTCGAGTGAGATAATTGATTGCCAGTGGGGGATGAAGTGCTTGGAAGCATTAGTACAGCGTTGCTCAGACTCGGTTGGAGGAGTCCGAGCTCGGGCATTATTGGATATGGCTCAAGTGGTTGGCTTTTTATCTGGGGATGAGGAGAATCATGCTCAGCTTCATGAAATTATGGGAATTGGCAGTGCTGGCTTCAATGAGCTCCTAAGAAGGAGGTGTGTGGATGAGAAGGCTGCGGTGAGGAAGGCGGCACTTCTTCTCATCACAAAGTCGATGGCTTTGATAGGCAGGCCTATTGATGAGGTACTCCTCAAAACAGTGGGATCTGCTTGCGCTGACCCGCTTGTCAGTATCCGCAAAGCAGCTCTTGCAGCTCTGTCAGAGGTAATGATTTCCTTTCCATTTTGGGTTCCCCTGCTGGGTTTTCCTTTGCTATGACTGTTCATGCTTATGGTTGTTGTGCTTCGATTGGGTTGGGGTGGCAGGTCTATAGAAGATTTCCAGATGGTAGAGTGATAAGTGAATGGCTTCATGCTGTGCCACCCTTGATTGTAGACAATGAGACAAGCATTCAAGAGGAATgtgaaactttgtttcttgaattggtCTTGGACAGGATTTCTCAAGCTGGAAAAGTGAACTTGGGTACTAATGCAACTGATCTGGAGTCATTATTACCCGAGGGTGTATTGGATTTGTTGAAAGGGATCTGTGATGGGGAGGTGGCACCATGTATAAAAAAGATATGTGCAAGccttggaaagaagaaaaaactgaAGAATTCCATTGCTAGTTCACTTCAAAACGTCATTACAGCATCAGAATCCTCGTGGCTGAGAAATTCCATGCCAATAGAGAAGTGGATTGCCCCTCCTGGGGCTTGGCAGCTTCTTTCTGAGGTCTCTTTATTCACGCCCAAGGCAGTTGACTGGGAGTTCCTTCATCACCAGTGGCAGCTCCTAGACATGGTTAACCTAGAAGAGAAAGGTGAAGCCCTCGACAGAGGGGAACTCAATTCTATTTCATGGGCCAGAGATCGTGTTTCCCTCTTGCAAACCATTTCCAATGTCTGCTTGGAATTGCCTATGGGGCCTGCTGTAGATTTGGCTGAGAAGCTGTTCAACCGTATTGAGAATTTTAACATGCACTTGAGTGAGGTAACTGCTGATTAATATATGATTAACATGCATATGCTATAAAGGCAGTTAGTTCCCCAAGCTCAGAAGTCTATATTCCATAATTTATCTCTATGACATGTCTCTTGCCCCACATTTACAACATGAAAATTCCATTAATCTTGATGCAAGGAAACACGATAAATGATCTCAACTTTAAGAAATTCCTTGTCAACTAATTTTATCCTATACCACGTATTTCCTTTACCAACCCCTTTGATATTggaaataggaaaaaaaaaacttaagggATTTTGGGTCACTCTCCATGCAGGCCTACTGAATTGCTAACTTAGCACCCTCCCCCTACCCCCTAACATAAACATACTTCAACGCTCTTCCACTATTTTTCATAATACCCTTCAGATTCTTAACAATGGTCCTGATGATCCCTGTATTCCACTCACCCTTTTGTTTTTCTAGCAACTTATCTTAGCCACTTTCTCCCACGTGATGGCCTTCTCATTATCCAAACTACAAAGTCAATGACCCCTTGAAGTAATTAGTGTGGATGGCCTTAGGTTTTTCTATAATAGAATTAGAGACACATAGTACACAGATATTGGCTAAAATGACTGTTAGAACTATAATAGAATTAGAGACACATAGTCCACAGATATTGGCTAAAATGACTGTTAGAAATATAACTCTTCCCTCCTCCAAATTAATTTCAATTCCTATATCAATGAATTAATAATGCCTATAGCTCATATTAGAGCATTGTTTGAAAATCTATGCTAAAACTAACCTGTCAGACATGCAAGGAGTTGAACAAAATTGTGGGATCAAAGTGGCACTCTTGTACAAGGTATCCgttttgctttattttttttgtttttcctatctctttgcTTCAACTGTTCAAGAGGATGCATCCACCTTGCTAATCAGAACCTTCAACTTAATGTTCTGTACTTGCCTTGGACTCTTCTTGTTGCTCCTCTACCTAGCCCCTTGCTTGCGATAAATTTGTGTAGGAGTTCCTTGGCCCTGTTCCTGCATTAGCACCTGCCCCGGCATCCTGCCTCACAACTAACAATTGCACTGAAATGTTTGCATCTGTCACAATTTGATTTGACATAGATAACATGGATTTGGGAGGATTCTAGTATCAATTAAGGTTGGTCAATCTCACAGCCTTGGTAATGCAACAAATGGGTCAACTGATAAATGGATTAATGTGTTAGACTGGTCTGCTCGTGTTTGAAGTTTGTGCTATTTCCAATTTTATTCCCTCCTTCCTTTTTTGAAAATTATCAAAGTCTTTTAATATAGTATCTTCAAGAATATTGGTGCACAATAGATCAGATGTGATACAAGCAAGTGGTTGGTGGAATCTGGTTCTGGTATACATTCTGATAGTAGTTTGCTCATATAACAAGACACAGACTGCTTGAATGAGCATCGATTTAGTCATGCCACTTTGGATTCTTAGAATTTCCTCCTTCAGTGGCGTGCCATTCTATAGCTTATTGAATAAGGAACTAAATGAAAAGCTATATTCTACAAGATATAcagccctttctctctctctcggtcgcTTGCTTGCTCTCTCTGCACTCTGCAATTATTTGTGCTCGCTTGTGGCCTTTCagctcttctctttctctcattATCTCCCTTTGCTTTTGCTGCCATGGAGGTGCATCTCCATATTCCaaattgatgaagatccaaatATTGTCAGCGGgacccccttcttttttttctgataatatcatgaatatgcttgcaacttactgtaaaataatattaataagcTGCCTGGTTGGATAGTATGCTTTCAAAGCTTTATGGTTACATAAAAACTGTGAAGTTGGTAAGGTTTTCTTGCAGCTAACTTATATGATTTCATGATTTAGATGAAGTTGTTTCATTGTTAGAGTGTTAATAGCCAGAGAATGGCTAGCTATGCAACATTCTAGAGCAAATTCTAGCCAAATAGATACCACCAGGTTCACAATTCCAAAGTTTCACATCTGGAATATGCcaggatgaaattttttttatcttctggATAATTGCAAACACCATAATTTCAGGCAAGAGTTTGTTGGCATATTCCCTCATGGTGCAATTAATCTAGCGTGACCTTGCCAATTTGTCTTTCGGTTTCTCTTTCAAccaattcttatgaaaataatcatCTTCAGAGTTGTTTTTTAAGACTATAAGAGCCATCAACAGAAAAAAAAGCCGATTAAATAAAACCTGCACTAATTAGGGTTGACAAATATCATCGCGTGATCTGCAAGTTCAATAGTCAGCTTGGCTGAGCTTCATCTGGCACATCAAATTCTTCATGGGACTGCTCAAGTGTTGAGGTGTGTGTGAGTGCGTGCTTGCATACTCCTTGGCATTGACAAATATCATTTCGTCATCTGCAAGTTCGATCATCAGTTGGCTGAGGTGCTGAGCCTTATCTGGTGCATTGAATTCTTAATGGGACTGCTCACAGTTAAAGCCATGTTCAActacaaaaattattttaaaaataaaatctaatCCATAGGTTTTGCAAATATATCGTGGGTAGGAGCATGCAAATTAGAGGACTCTGTCAGTCTGAGAGTTGGAGTTTAAATAATGGGTAGAGAATTAATCGTATAGGCAACTCAAATAtatatgatatttttttattttaaatataagctatttgtTTCTTCAATCTACAGTTCATTTAATTATTgagttataaaaaaaattatgtttcatCAACCTATCTAACATTTACTTTTTCTGTTGTATTCCCTTGTTACGAAGTGAACTAGAATTCCAATATTAAGCTAATGTGAGCACAATTGTTTTGAAGCACTTTGCTCCAGCTTAAATTTATAATTCTTTGCCATGACAGGCATGTGGCATTGATTAGGATTGGATAgcaagacaggattcacaaagCCAATCCAAAAATGCCAAAATGATGCTCCTGATCATGGCTGGTTTTCACTTTATGTATCACATGAAGGTTATAGTTATTGATATCTGCTAGCTTCATGCATTATTACTCTGCAATCATGTTGCCTTCTCTTTGTGTCTGCACATAGGTTGATGCTCATATAAAAGCTCTGAAAACTTTATGCAAGCGAAAGGAAACACCGGAGAAAGGCAATGCCCTTGTGTTGCACTGGGTGCATCAGTTACTCTCCAAAGCTCTGAAGATTGTTGATGGTTATGTATCAGATGTCTCGGAAGCTGAAAAGGCTAAAAGCTTTTTAACACCACCTCAAAGTGGGAGAAGAAATGGGAAGGACTTCTTGGCATCAAAGTCGATGTTACAAGCAGTGACTGCAGTCTTCACTGTTGGGTCTTTGGTTTTGTACTGTCCATCTGCTGATTTGCAGGGCATTGTACCTTTATTGCACACCATCATAACTTCCAGGAATTCTGAACCAAGACCTAAAAAGCTTGCAGGCTTGACAGTTTCATTTGAAGAAATATCCCCTTCTTTGTACAATCAGTCCTGGGTGACACTGGGAAAAATCTGCCTTGTTGATGATAAACTAGCAAAGCGCTATATTCCTCTCTTTGTGCAGGTTTGCAATTTGAGATGCTGTCACCTATCACTTGTTTAACTGTTACTGTAAGTTGATTGTGGTTAGTTGGTGCTTCAGGAGCTTGGGAGGAGTAACTGTGCAGCTCTTCGCAATAACATCATGGTGATGATGGCTGACTTTTGTGTTCGATATACTGCCTTAGTTGACTGGTATTGCTCTTGTCACTGAAGTTCCAAAGGATTTcgttacatctgcttttgaaatTGTTTAACAATCATCTTCACACTTGATCTAGTCATAATACTTGATATCAAACAGCTAGTATGTGGTTCTTTTTGGAAATGGTAAACATCACAATTTTGAATCATAATGAAACTTCGTTGTTTTACTTCAACTACTCATGAGGTGCGCTGTTCCACAGAAACTCCCTAATTTACTAAGCACCATAAGTTGAAACAGGATGCTGTTAGAGCTCTGATGACAATTGGAGCCAAACATgggattgatttttttttcttttccccctttCTCTATATGCAGCCATCATTTACATATCTCTAGCTAAACTTTCCTGTATGTCTAGTTCTTGCATCATGCTCCATCAACCGATGGTGCATGTCGTATCCCTTGACAGCAATATAAATGTGAAGATGTGCCAAAGGAGGCACATTGTCAAATTTTCCAAGGGTTTAAATGTTTGACTAATTTTAATTTACCATGCCTCTGTTATATAGTGCTTGGCTGATCTCAATTTTCTGCAACTTAAACAGTTATATTCCAAAGATCACTAAATCATTGCGAGATCCTTGTGAAATTGTGAGAAGACAAACATTTATCTTGCTTTCACGATTATTGCAGGTGTGTTTTCTGAATGACTTTAACCTCTAGATTGTCACTTAAGTTTATGATTCTTGGTTACTCAATCATCGAGGTCTTTGGCTTTTATCCAGAGAGATTATGTAAAGTGGAAAGGAGTGTTGTTCCTTCGGTTTCTGCTATCTCTGGTTGATGATTCTGAAAAGATAAGATGCCTGGCAGATTTCCTCTTTGGGAGCATCCTAAAAGGTTTGATGTTTCTTACTTTGTTGTTTTGAACTATTACCCATAGTTGAAGTAAATCATTTACTGGTGGATTTATGGGGCAGTTAAGGCACCACTTCTTGCATATAACAGTTTCATAGAGGCCATTTTGGTTCTAAATGATTGCCATGTTCATGCTGGGCATAGTGAGACTCAGGGAGGTCTACACACTGAGACTCAGCTTTTCTCCATAAGGTATGCTTTTCATTCAGATTCTGAGCCATCAAAGGAGATACATTGATTGCTATAATTCTTAGTTCAATACTTGTGATTGCAGA contains the following coding sequences:
- the LOC103715120 gene encoding condensin-2 complex subunit D3, translated to MEDEENEALSRVISELEALHHDDPNTPSPFSEPSLLDLLSLLDGGGGGHPLWDHFAARKLPLSSLLCPLSAAMDSPSPRLSLLASRAYLSLLVSPSAPLYTLFTPLPFLSLLRSLRRALKPISSPSPAPAPPVDTSHDCRKTRRKRKAGRPRDAAAAAVLPADHQSDARDLLCQVLELLDSVLRRIRLDSSHDGLKSLIEAVAAILDASTGHHRLPDLCFRILYGLVSRPDHGDQMLSAVEVLRSLAPMILSPVKCPARASALGFLTRTMVPLCRDNDGVRKALVYLPRFLAMKAPEKSEPRALAVDSIMEIVRAMEGEDQIGFMQYTVKMTKGKTQLRLLAVDLIVALLTSLPDPLGLKDSSEIIDCQWGMKCLEALVQRCSDSVGGVRARALLDMAQVVGFLSGDEENHAQLHEIMGIGSAGFNELLRRRCVDEKAAVRKAALLLITKSMALIGRPIDEVLLKTVGSACADPLVSIRKAALAALSEVYRRFPDGRVISEWLHAVPPLIVDNETSIQEECETLFLELVLDRISQAGKVNLGTNATDLESLLPEGVLDLLKGICDGEVAPCIKKICASLGKKKKLKNSIASSLQNVITASESSWLRNSMPIEKWIAPPGAWQLLSEVSLFTPKAVDWEFLHHQWQLLDMVNLEEKGEALDRGELNSISWARDRVSLLQTISNVCLELPMGPAVDLAEKLFNRIENFNMHLSEVDAHIKALKTLCKRKETPEKGNALVLHWVHQLLSKALKIVDGYVSDVSEAEKAKSFLTPPQSGRRNGKDFLASKSMLQAVTAVFTVGSLVLYCPSADLQGIVPLLHTIITSRNSEPRPKKLAGLTVSFEEISPSLYNQSWVTLGKICLVDDKLAKRYIPLFVQELGRSNCAALRNNIMVMMADFCVRYTALVDCYIPKITKSLRDPCEIVRRQTFILLSRLLQRDYVKWKGVLFLRFLLSLVDDSEKIRCLADFLFGSILKVKAPLLAYNSFIEAILVLNDCHVHAGHSETQGGLHTETQLFSIRGTDERSRSQRMHIYVSLLKQMAPEHLLATSAKLCAEILAAASDGLLNVDDVTGQSVVQDTLQILACKEMRIHSNRGSDTTEMDDEGGDGGGGALLAARGKVVTQLAKKNLIQNAIPIFIELKRLLESQNSPLTGCLMECLRVLLKDYKNEIEEILVADKQLQKELIYDMQKYEAAKAKSTVKEAVANVQRSDSYCSPADRTATGIYARVSEKLGTGGKIASAVADAAARATVRSVLKEVNRTVATPPLRSMSVPKLKSVMGNAGVLSSNRPPDVLESLRRRQSFESDEEN